Proteins from a genomic interval of Onychostoma macrolepis isolate SWU-2019 chromosome 17, ASM1243209v1, whole genome shotgun sequence:
- the ankrd6a gene encoding ankyrin repeat domain-containing protein 6 isoform X1, which translates to MGHQTALHRAAVVGNRDAISALIHGGCALDLQDKEGNTALHEVSWHGFSSCVKLLVKAGANVQVKNKAGNTPLHLVCQNGHSQTARVLLLGGAMPDSKNNACDTCLHIAARYNHLAMIKILLGSFCSVAEKNQIGDTALHVAAALNHKKTVNLLLEAGADANIKNNTGHTALDKARDNNNRDLATLLAKSNQVQRFARGKTVRKRRDVLWAQRRTQSLPRVHSSREKDCTEVAEDTNNSDQVYQPERKTATLSPGTRRKIRSPRRQLEHVFRREYQLHERGSPSQRVKHSSPSSQEEEQAPGKAYQLYTLYRDKDGQIKQAPANDCHCKPLIKTLENKLKATKMEMRSEIHTVQEEINCRLGRIEQKNKHQIKVLEKLTQERVSAERMECHYQINQRATLERMEGERKQQVAATNAVKSWCMSKIQDLEVRMPAESQYYKLLRSPSADQSLVDSDPEGLPLLSLISEESSSSLATYVNVLPSPGAGPNNDGKSLEFGDARGRRYFEMKLNGSSDEYHNLTAPSTVKHKPLSRKLATADPKWHRAEVQEVGVSKSRSDKEDELCNSSASSSLSTSSKRFNDSKTEPAPGPAWKHSRHLKDRIKAHHAQTQQSNTMKTLEVFSQRPVEATFTQERANLHAMEVTQHFFETVSTQLERWYERKIQEAQKVAEQKALQDRASLLERINMLEEELQKLRTDTNTNS; encoded by the exons gcagGAAATACACCTCTACATCTAGTGTGTCAGAATGGACATTCCCAGACCGCTCGAGTGCTACTACTAGGTGGAGCGATGCCTGACAGCAAAAACAATGCAT GTGACACATGTTTACACATTGCTGCACGCTACAATCACTTGGCCATGATTAAGATCCTCTTGGGTTCTTTCTGCTCTGTGGCTGAGAAAAACCAG ATAGGAGACACTGCGCTCCATGTCGCTGCTGCCCTAAATCACAAGAAAACTGTCAATCTGTTACTGGAAGCAGGAGCTGACGCAAACatcaaaaacaat ACAGGCCACACTGCTCTTGATAAAGCCCGGGACAATAACAACCGAGATTTGGCTACTCTGTTAGCAAAATCCAATCAG GTGCAGAGGTTTGCTCGAGGAAAAACTGTGAGAAAACGAAGAGATGTCTTGTGGGCCCAGAGGAGAACTCAGTCCCTCCCCAGAGTTCATTCCTCCAGAGAGAAG GACTGTACTGAAGTGGCAGAAGACACAAACAACAGTGATCAAGTATATCAACCTGAACGAAAAACAGCAACTCTGAGCCCCGGCACGAGGAGAAAGATCAGGAGCCCAAGAAGACAG TTGGAACACGTGTTCCGGAGAGAGTATCAGCTACATGAGAGAGGATCTCCATCCCAGAGAGTAAAACACAGCAGCCCCAGCTCTCAGGAGGAAGAGCAAGCTCCTGGAAAAGCCTATCAACTTTATACACTATACAGGGATAAAGATGGACAGATAAAGCAG GCTCCTGCGAATGACTGTCATTGTAAGCCCCTCATTAAAACTCTGGAGAATAAGCTGAAAGCCACAAAGATGGAGATGAGGTCAGAAATTCACACTGTCCAAGAGGAGATCAACTGCAGGCTGGGCAGAATAGAGCAAAAAAACAAGCACCAG ATTAAAGTTCTTGAGAAACTCACACAGGAGCGTGTGTCGGCTGAGAGGATGGAGTGTCATTATCAAATCAATCAGAGAGCCACCCTGGAACGCATGGAGGGCGAGAGAAAACAG CAGGTAGCTGCTACCAATGCTGTGAAAAGCTGGTGCATGTCTAAGATTCAGGATCTCGAAGTGCGAATGCCTGCAGAGTCACAATACTACAAACTTCTGCGCTCTCCATCAGCGGATCAGTCTCTGGTGGATTCAGACCCCGAGGGTCTCCCGCTGCTGTCGCTCATCTCTGAGGAGAGCTCCAGCTCGCTGGCCACCTACGTCAATGTTTTACCCAGCCCAGGAGCAGGTCCTAATAATGACGGGAAAAGTCTTGAATTTGGGGACGCACGTGGGAGGAGATACTTTGAGATGAAGCTGAACGGTTCTTCAG ATGAATATCATAACCTGACAGCTCCTTCAACGGTCAAACACAAACCTCTATCACGGAAGCTGGCGACTGCTGACCCCAAGTGGCACCGAGCAGAAGTGCAGGAGGTTGGTGTCTCAAAGTCCAGGTCAGACAAAGAGGATGAACTCTGCAACAGCAGTGCCAGCAGCAGCCTGTCCACATCCAGCAAGCGTTTCAACGACAGCAAAACAGAACCAGCACCCGGCCCGGCCTGGAAACACAGCAGGCACCTGAAGGACAGGATTAAAGCACATCACGCTCAAACCCAGCAGAGCAACACCATGAAGACCCTGGAGGTGTTTTCCCAGCGGCCCGTGGAGGCCACCTTCACCCAAGAGCGGGCAAACTTGCACGCCATGGAGGTGACACAGCATTTCTTTGAGACGGTCTCCACACAACTGGAACGCTGGTACGAGAGGAAGATCCAGGAAGCGCAGAAGGTGGCAGAACAGAAAGCTCTGCAGGACAGAGCCAGTCTACTGGAGAGGATCAACATGCTGGAGGAAGAGCTACAGAAGCTTCGCACTGACACTAATACAAACTCTTGA
- the ankrd6a gene encoding ankyrin repeat domain-containing protein 6 isoform X2 yields MGHQTALHRAAVVGNRDAISALIHGGCALDLQDKEGNTALHEVSWHGFSSCVKLLVKAGANVQVKNKAGNTPLHLVCQNGHSQTARVLLLGGAMPDSKNNACDTCLHIAARYNHLAMIKILLGSFCSVAEKNQIGDTALHVAAALNHKKTVNLLLEAGADANIKNNTGHTALDKARDNNNRDLATLLAKSNQVQRFARGKTVRKRRDVLWAQRRTQSLPRVHSSREKDCTEVAEDTNNSDQVYQPERKTATLSPGTRRKIRSPRRQLEHVFRREYQLHERGSPSQRVKHSSPSSQEEEQAPGKAYQLYTLYRDKDGQIKQAPANDCHCKPLIKTLENKLKATKMEMRSEIHTVQEEINCRLGRIEQKNKHQIKVLEKLTQERVSAERMECHYQINQRATLERMEGERKQVAATNAVKSWCMSKIQDLEVRMPAESQYYKLLRSPSADQSLVDSDPEGLPLLSLISEESSSSLATYVNVLPSPGAGPNNDGKSLEFGDARGRRYFEMKLNGSSDEYHNLTAPSTVKHKPLSRKLATADPKWHRAEVQEVGVSKSRSDKEDELCNSSASSSLSTSSKRFNDSKTEPAPGPAWKHSRHLKDRIKAHHAQTQQSNTMKTLEVFSQRPVEATFTQERANLHAMEVTQHFFETVSTQLERWYERKIQEAQKVAEQKALQDRASLLERINMLEEELQKLRTDTNTNS; encoded by the exons gcagGAAATACACCTCTACATCTAGTGTGTCAGAATGGACATTCCCAGACCGCTCGAGTGCTACTACTAGGTGGAGCGATGCCTGACAGCAAAAACAATGCAT GTGACACATGTTTACACATTGCTGCACGCTACAATCACTTGGCCATGATTAAGATCCTCTTGGGTTCTTTCTGCTCTGTGGCTGAGAAAAACCAG ATAGGAGACACTGCGCTCCATGTCGCTGCTGCCCTAAATCACAAGAAAACTGTCAATCTGTTACTGGAAGCAGGAGCTGACGCAAACatcaaaaacaat ACAGGCCACACTGCTCTTGATAAAGCCCGGGACAATAACAACCGAGATTTGGCTACTCTGTTAGCAAAATCCAATCAG GTGCAGAGGTTTGCTCGAGGAAAAACTGTGAGAAAACGAAGAGATGTCTTGTGGGCCCAGAGGAGAACTCAGTCCCTCCCCAGAGTTCATTCCTCCAGAGAGAAG GACTGTACTGAAGTGGCAGAAGACACAAACAACAGTGATCAAGTATATCAACCTGAACGAAAAACAGCAACTCTGAGCCCCGGCACGAGGAGAAAGATCAGGAGCCCAAGAAGACAG TTGGAACACGTGTTCCGGAGAGAGTATCAGCTACATGAGAGAGGATCTCCATCCCAGAGAGTAAAACACAGCAGCCCCAGCTCTCAGGAGGAAGAGCAAGCTCCTGGAAAAGCCTATCAACTTTATACACTATACAGGGATAAAGATGGACAGATAAAGCAG GCTCCTGCGAATGACTGTCATTGTAAGCCCCTCATTAAAACTCTGGAGAATAAGCTGAAAGCCACAAAGATGGAGATGAGGTCAGAAATTCACACTGTCCAAGAGGAGATCAACTGCAGGCTGGGCAGAATAGAGCAAAAAAACAAGCACCAG ATTAAAGTTCTTGAGAAACTCACACAGGAGCGTGTGTCGGCTGAGAGGATGGAGTGTCATTATCAAATCAATCAGAGAGCCACCCTGGAACGCATGGAGGGCGAGAGAAAACAG GTAGCTGCTACCAATGCTGTGAAAAGCTGGTGCATGTCTAAGATTCAGGATCTCGAAGTGCGAATGCCTGCAGAGTCACAATACTACAAACTTCTGCGCTCTCCATCAGCGGATCAGTCTCTGGTGGATTCAGACCCCGAGGGTCTCCCGCTGCTGTCGCTCATCTCTGAGGAGAGCTCCAGCTCGCTGGCCACCTACGTCAATGTTTTACCCAGCCCAGGAGCAGGTCCTAATAATGACGGGAAAAGTCTTGAATTTGGGGACGCACGTGGGAGGAGATACTTTGAGATGAAGCTGAACGGTTCTTCAG ATGAATATCATAACCTGACAGCTCCTTCAACGGTCAAACACAAACCTCTATCACGGAAGCTGGCGACTGCTGACCCCAAGTGGCACCGAGCAGAAGTGCAGGAGGTTGGTGTCTCAAAGTCCAGGTCAGACAAAGAGGATGAACTCTGCAACAGCAGTGCCAGCAGCAGCCTGTCCACATCCAGCAAGCGTTTCAACGACAGCAAAACAGAACCAGCACCCGGCCCGGCCTGGAAACACAGCAGGCACCTGAAGGACAGGATTAAAGCACATCACGCTCAAACCCAGCAGAGCAACACCATGAAGACCCTGGAGGTGTTTTCCCAGCGGCCCGTGGAGGCCACCTTCACCCAAGAGCGGGCAAACTTGCACGCCATGGAGGTGACACAGCATTTCTTTGAGACGGTCTCCACACAACTGGAACGCTGGTACGAGAGGAAGATCCAGGAAGCGCAGAAGGTGGCAGAACAGAAAGCTCTGCAGGACAGAGCCAGTCTACTGGAGAGGATCAACATGCTGGAGGAAGAGCTACAGAAGCTTCGCACTGACACTAATACAAACTCTTGA